In Chryseobacterium oranimense, a single window of DNA contains:
- a CDS encoding mannose-1-phosphate guanylyltransferase encodes MLKSDRYCVIMAGGIGSRFWPMSTHKFPKQFQDILGTGRTMIQQTYDRISRIIPKEQIFVITNKEYVALSHQQLPEIPEENIVGEPLMKNTAACNLYMANKIAEINPDATMVVLPADHLILKEDIFLEKVELAFDLAASHDYLVTLGITPTRPDTGYGYIQFVEKKGSDYFKVKTFTEKPILEIAQSFLESGDFLWNAGIFIWNVKSIHHAFELYLPEMMQHFMACEYNSAKENGCIETIYPKVQKISIDNGILEKAKNVYVIPSDLGWSDLGTWTSVYENTEKDENQNAVKLKHFLNYNSKGNIIRLKNNNKAVIIDGLENFIVVDTDKALLICPRDNDQLIKDYVLDLKSFKKGDKFM; translated from the coding sequence ATGTTAAAATCAGATAGATACTGTGTTATCATGGCAGGAGGAATCGGGAGCCGGTTCTGGCCTATGAGTACACATAAATTTCCAAAACAGTTTCAGGATATTTTAGGAACAGGGCGTACCATGATTCAGCAGACTTATGACAGAATCAGCCGCATCATTCCTAAAGAACAGATATTCGTGATTACGAATAAAGAGTATGTTGCGCTTTCCCACCAGCAGCTTCCGGAAATTCCTGAAGAGAATATTGTGGGAGAACCTCTGATGAAAAATACAGCGGCATGTAACCTGTACATGGCCAATAAGATTGCTGAAATTAACCCGGATGCGACGATGGTTGTACTTCCGGCGGATCATTTGATCCTGAAAGAAGATATATTCTTGGAGAAAGTAGAGCTGGCTTTTGACCTTGCGGCCAGTCATGATTACCTGGTGACGTTGGGAATTACACCCACAAGACCGGATACCGGCTACGGATATATCCAGTTTGTAGAAAAGAAAGGTTCTGATTATTTTAAAGTAAAAACTTTTACGGAAAAGCCTATTCTGGAAATTGCCCAGAGCTTTTTAGAAAGTGGTGATTTTCTTTGGAATGCCGGGATTTTTATCTGGAACGTAAAAAGCATACACCATGCGTTTGAACTGTATCTTCCTGAAATGATGCAGCATTTCATGGCCTGTGAATATAATTCGGCAAAGGAAAATGGCTGTATTGAAACCATTTATCCGAAAGTTCAGAAAATTTCTATTGATAACGGTATTCTGGAAAAAGCAAAAAATGTTTATGTAATTCCGTCGGATCTTGGATGGAGCGATTTGGGAACATGGACTTCCGTATATGAGAATACTGAAAAGGACGAGAACCAAAATGCTGTAAAACTGAAACATTTCCTGAACTATAATTCCAAAGGAAATATTATCCGCCTCAAAAATAATAACAAAGCCGTAATTATTGACGGATTGGAAAATTTTATTGTGGTAGATACGGATAAAGCACTGCTGATCTGCCCAAGGGACAACGATCAGCTGATCAAAGATTATGTTCTTGATTTGAAAAGTTTTAAGAAAGGCGATAAATTTATGTAA
- a CDS encoding folylpolyglutamate synthase/dihydrofolate synthase family protein: protein MTTEQYQESVDWLFVQAPNYQIDGLKAYKPGLDNITKLCAFFGDPQEKLQCIHIGGTNGKGSSSNMLASVLQEAGYKVGLYNSPHLIDFTERIKVNGKNCNKEFVYDFIQKLKTLPQDILPSFFEFTTIMAFEYFYQQKVDFAIIEVGLGGRLDSTNIIKPLVAAITNVQLDHQNILGDTLEEIAAEKAGIIKPYIPVISGDENETVKNIIRQKADQESASFIDATMIQTDLSSDLKGNYQKKNIRVVLALIEELKKINIAVSEENIELGLLHVHQNTGFIGRWFEFSKDPLTICDTGHNQAGLEYVFSQLNSIDRHKHVVLGFVNDKKIDEVMALLPENSEFYFAKPSINRGRHPEDYENLLQEAKISYTIFNSVQEAYLSAKERCTKNEMIFIGGSNFVVGEFLEKNLEISE from the coding sequence ATGACAACCGAACAATATCAGGAATCTGTCGACTGGCTTTTCGTACAGGCTCCCAACTATCAGATTGATGGCCTTAAAGCCTATAAACCGGGACTAGACAACATCACAAAACTTTGTGCTTTCTTTGGCGACCCTCAGGAAAAATTACAATGCATCCATATCGGGGGAACAAACGGAAAAGGATCTTCAAGCAATATGCTGGCCTCGGTTCTGCAGGAGGCTGGATATAAGGTTGGATTATACAATTCCCCGCACCTTATTGATTTCACGGAACGCATTAAAGTAAATGGTAAAAATTGTAATAAAGAGTTTGTTTATGATTTTATCCAAAAACTTAAAACGCTTCCCCAAGATATCCTTCCTTCGTTTTTTGAATTTACAACCATTATGGCTTTTGAATATTTTTACCAGCAGAAGGTAGATTTTGCCATAATTGAGGTGGGGCTTGGCGGAAGGCTTGATTCCACGAATATCATTAAGCCTTTGGTTGCCGCCATTACGAATGTACAGCTGGATCATCAGAATATTTTAGGAGATACCCTAGAAGAGATCGCTGCAGAAAAGGCAGGAATCATCAAACCCTATATTCCGGTAATTTCCGGAGATGAAAATGAAACCGTTAAAAATATTATCCGCCAGAAGGCAGACCAAGAAAGTGCTTCCTTTATTGATGCCACAATGATACAAACTGATCTGAGTTCTGATCTTAAAGGGAATTATCAGAAGAAAAATATTCGTGTTGTTCTTGCCCTCATCGAAGAATTAAAAAAAATAAACATTGCTGTTTCTGAAGAAAATATTGAGCTGGGATTACTTCATGTCCATCAAAATACAGGCTTTATAGGTCGCTGGTTCGAGTTTTCAAAAGATCCTCTTACAATCTGTGATACGGGACATAATCAGGCCGGGCTTGAGTATGTATTTTCCCAACTGAATTCTATTGACCGCCACAAGCATGTTGTCCTCGGTTTTGTCAATGATAAAAAAATAGATGAAGTGATGGCCCTTCTTCCTGAAAATTCAGAATTTTATTTTGCAAAACCATCCATCAACAGGGGAAGACACCCGGAAGACTATGAAAATCTTTTACAGGAGGCAAAAATTTCCTATACAATTTTCAATTCGGTTCAGGAAGCGTATCTTTCTGCAAAAGAGCGATGTACAAAGAACGAAATGATCTTCATTGGCGGGAGCAACTTTGTAGTCGGAGAATTTTTAGAAAAAAATTTGGAGATTTCCGAATAA
- a CDS encoding SufE family protein, with protein MTIKQKQQEIIDEFAFLDDWEQKYEYIIDLGKELKGLPEDRKTDDNLIKGCQSKVWIDAEFKDGKLFFNADSDGILPKGIVSLLVSIYSGHSTQEILDSDFEFISEIGLQEFLSPSRANGLMAMTKQIKFYAVAYQLKS; from the coding sequence ATGACCATTAAACAAAAACAGCAGGAAATAATCGACGAATTTGCATTTCTGGATGACTGGGAACAAAAATATGAATATATTATTGATCTTGGAAAAGAGCTGAAAGGGCTACCGGAAGACCGCAAAACGGATGATAATTTAATTAAAGGCTGTCAGAGTAAGGTGTGGATTGATGCTGAGTTCAAAGATGGTAAACTTTTTTTTAATGCAGATTCCGACGGAATTCTTCCAAAAGGGATTGTTTCTCTATTGGTAAGCATTTACAGCGGTCATTCTACTCAGGAAATCTTAGATTCCGATTTTGAATTCATTTCAGAAATCGGACTTCAGGAGTTTCTTTCGCCATCCAGAGCAAACGGATTGATGGCGATGACAAAACAGATCAAATTTTACGCAGTTGCCTATCAGCTAAAATCGTAA
- a CDS encoding glycosyltransferase family 9 protein — protein sequence MTRILAYRFSAFGDVAMTAPVFREFLEQNPDVEIIMVSRKNFESLFADIPNVTFKGINLDEYKGIFGLKRLANELAKEFSPDFIGNLHDVIRTKILDRIFRRKGFKVFKINKGKEEKEELTDVWNLNKVQLKKTVERYADVFRAMGFKVELSHRLRPAPGPKSGIGLAPFAQHRGKMLPLEKSYELAKILAQKHPIYFFGGGKKETETLEKWESEIPNTKSLSGKLSLSEELQKISELELMISMDSANMHLASLMGTRCVSVWGSTHPYAGFLGFGQSEDDVIQVKDLTCRPCSVFGDKECYRGDWACLEELNIQKIVKAVNL from the coding sequence GTGACCAGAATTCTAGCATATCGTTTTTCTGCTTTTGGCGATGTCGCGATGACGGCGCCTGTCTTTAGGGAATTCCTGGAACAGAATCCGGATGTGGAAATTATCATGGTTTCCAGAAAAAATTTTGAAAGCTTATTTGCTGATATCCCGAACGTTACATTTAAAGGAATCAATCTTGATGAATATAAGGGCATCTTTGGATTAAAAAGGCTGGCCAATGAACTGGCCAAAGAATTTAGTCCCGATTTTATAGGCAATCTTCACGATGTGATAAGAACCAAAATCCTTGATAGAATTTTCAGAAGAAAAGGATTTAAGGTTTTTAAAATTAACAAAGGCAAAGAAGAAAAAGAAGAGCTTACAGATGTCTGGAACCTGAATAAAGTTCAGTTGAAAAAGACAGTTGAGCGTTATGCCGATGTTTTCCGCGCCATGGGCTTTAAGGTTGAGCTTTCCCATAGGCTTAGGCCGGCGCCGGGACCGAAATCAGGAATAGGCCTGGCTCCTTTTGCGCAGCACAGGGGAAAAATGCTTCCTTTGGAAAAATCTTATGAACTGGCAAAAATTTTGGCTCAAAAGCACCCCATCTATTTCTTTGGAGGTGGTAAAAAAGAAACAGAAACCCTTGAAAAATGGGAAAGTGAGATTCCCAATACCAAAAGTCTTTCAGGAAAATTAAGTCTTTCAGAAGAGCTACAGAAGATCTCGGAACTGGAGCTGATGATTTCCATGGATTCTGCCAATATGCACCTTGCAAGCCTTATGGGAACCAGATGTGTCTCAGTTTGGGGTTCAACTCATCCTTATGCGGGCTTTTTAGGCTTCGGACAGAGTGAAGATGATGTGATCCAGGTGAAAGATCTTACCTGCAGACCTTGTTCTGTTTTTGGTGATAAAGAATGCTACCGTGGCGATTGGGCCTGTCTGGAAGAGCTTAATATTCAGAAAATAGTAAAAGCGGTCAATCTTTAA
- a CDS encoding SprT-like domain-containing protein — protein MSIQSLEKYLPQNTHKFLRIWFADYYIHIKVTRGRNSKLGDYRKLPDNSHEITVNSTLTPPLFFFVLTHELAHLIAFEKYGGRISPHGNEWKETFRNMLLESLEVYDENLRPIIVRFSKSPKANFMASPDLVRYFHTEKQDDRLHFIEELQKGEFFIYRNEKYLLEGLIKKNYLCKNLATGRKYSFKPLARVEKCRQEC, from the coding sequence ATGTCTATCCAGTCATTAGAAAAATATTTACCACAAAATACCCATAAATTTTTAAGAATCTGGTTTGCAGATTACTATATACATATAAAAGTTACGCGGGGAAGGAATTCCAAACTGGGAGATTACAGGAAGCTTCCTGATAATTCCCATGAAATAACGGTGAATTCTACCCTTACACCGCCGCTTTTTTTCTTTGTTCTTACTCATGAACTGGCTCATCTGATCGCCTTTGAAAAGTATGGAGGCAGAATATCACCGCACGGAAATGAGTGGAAAGAAACGTTTAGAAATATGCTTCTTGAAAGCCTTGAAGTATATGATGAAAACCTGAGGCCCATTATTGTAAGATTTTCGAAATCTCCGAAAGCCAATTTCATGGCCAGTCCGGACCTTGTAAGATATTTTCATACTGAAAAACAAGACGATAGGCTGCATTTCATTGAAGAGCTTCAAAAAGGAGAATTTTTTATATACCGGAACGAAAAGTATTTGTTAGAAGGTCTGATTAAAAAAAACTATCTTTGTAAGAATCTGGCTACAGGAAGAAAGTATTCTTTCAAGCCTCTGGCTAGGGTTGAAAAATGTAGGCAAGAATGTTAA
- a CDS encoding TolC family protein: MKKVWIIVFGLSCLGLSAQKKWSLRECVDYAVEHNLQVIQNQYSKQIQDSNLKMAKKEYLPSVSAGMSNSVSFGQLPLGTGSIRNDRFNNSANLGADVLLYNNGRLEKNIRKIQFDVEASQYDIETIKNDISLQIAQQYLTVLLNKEIVKISQSAVENAQKQYDRAKITTQVGTTAQTVLAEAEAALAREKQNLKTAEINVGRALFAIVQLLQLPDYKGFDVEDVTVSDTLPSQLKSVDDVLATAYESQPQIKAAESRIKSAEAQTEVTRTGFWPTLTASAGISSFYNNMLSKNYDQFGNLVNDPSFFKQYKDNFGQNVGLSLNIPIFNKGITRLQVEQSVINQNVAKNTLEQQKQTVRQNVQKAQFDADANYETFLSAVETEKSTKLALEFADKSYAAGRSTIYDVNVARNNYANAQGSVAQAKYNYLFSLKLLNFYSGIPLTL; encoded by the coding sequence ATGAAAAAAGTTTGGATTATCGTTTTCGGATTAAGTTGCCTGGGGCTGAGTGCTCAGAAGAAATGGTCCTTAAGGGAATGTGTGGACTATGCCGTGGAACATAATCTTCAGGTTATCCAAAATCAATATTCTAAACAGATCCAGGATTCCAATCTTAAAATGGCAAAAAAAGAATATCTGCCGTCTGTATCAGCGGGAATGTCCAATTCAGTGAGTTTCGGACAGCTTCCATTAGGTACAGGAAGTATCAGGAATGACAGGTTCAACAACAGTGCGAACCTGGGTGCGGATGTTCTGCTTTACAATAATGGCAGATTGGAGAAAAACATCAGAAAAATACAGTTTGATGTAGAAGCCAGCCAATACGATATAGAAACGATCAAAAACGATATTTCTCTTCAGATCGCGCAGCAGTACCTTACAGTTCTTCTGAATAAAGAGATTGTGAAGATCTCCCAAAGTGCTGTAGAAAATGCTCAAAAGCAATATGACAGAGCAAAAATAACCACTCAGGTAGGAACTACTGCACAAACAGTTCTTGCAGAGGCTGAAGCAGCCCTTGCCAGAGAAAAGCAAAACCTGAAAACTGCAGAAATAAATGTGGGAAGAGCATTATTTGCCATTGTTCAGCTTTTACAGCTTCCTGATTATAAAGGTTTTGATGTAGAAGATGTCACAGTATCAGATACGCTTCCTTCACAGCTAAAATCTGTTGATGATGTTCTTGCGACAGCTTATGAAAGCCAACCTCAGATAAAAGCAGCGGAAAGCAGAATCAAATCTGCCGAAGCACAGACGGAAGTTACCAGGACAGGATTTTGGCCGACATTGACTGCGAGCGCAGGTATTTCTTCGTTCTATAACAATATGTTAAGCAAAAATTATGACCAGTTTGGGAACCTTGTTAATGATCCCTCTTTTTTCAAGCAGTATAAAGATAACTTCGGTCAGAATGTAGGTCTTTCCCTGAACATTCCTATTTTCAACAAAGGAATTACAAGATTGCAGGTAGAACAATCTGTAATCAATCAGAATGTTGCCAAAAATACCCTGGAGCAGCAAAAACAGACAGTGAGACAGAATGTACAGAAAGCTCAGTTTGATGCGGATGCCAATTACGAAACATTCCTTTCCGCAGTAGAAACGGAGAAAAGTACAAAACTGGCTCTGGAGTTTGCAGATAAAAGCTATGCAGCAGGAAGATCTACCATTTATGATGTGAATGTGGCCAGAAATAACTATGCCAATGCACAGGGATCGGTTGCACAGGCAAAATATAATTATCTTTTCAGCCTTAAACTGCTGAACTTCTATTCAGGAATTCCATTAACTTTGTAA